The Thermodesulfobacteriota bacterium genomic sequence GTCGATCGGGTGATCGGAGGTGAGCTTCGAGTAGACCTTGGGGTCGGTCTTGCCGAACTTGAGCGCGAGGAACCCCCCGTTATTCTCCGCCTGCTTCTGCTTCACTATGTCGGCCTCTATAGTGGCCGAGATATGGTTCGCCTGCCCGGTGAGGTCGGCAGATAAATGGTAATCCACCTTCTCGGTGCTGAACGCCGGGTTCCTGAGGTACGCCCAGAGCACGGTAACGAGACCGAGGGTGTGGGCGTAACTGAACGCCTCCGCGACCTCCTGTATCTGACGGTCGCTCTCCTCGGAGCCGAAGTAAATGGTGGCTCCTACGGCGACCGCCCCCATCTGAAAGGCCTGGTCCACGTTCGCGAACATTATCTGGTCGTATTTGTTCGGATAGGTGAGTAGCTCGTTGTGATTGAGCTTTACTAAAAACGGAATCTTGTGCGCGTATTTCCTCGATACCGCGCCCAGAACGCCGAGCGTGGAAGCGACTGCGTTGCACCCTCCTTCAATCGCGAGCTTGACGATATTCTCAGGGTCGAAATAGATGGGATTTGGCGCAAAGGATGCCCCGGCCGAGTGCTCTATCCCCTGGTCGACTGGCAATATGGACAGATAACCGGTGCCGGCGAGCCTGCCCGTGTTGTACATCAACTGGAGGTTCCGAAGCACGGAATTAGGCCTGTCGGAAGGAGCGTAGACCCTCTCGACGAAATCAGGGCCTGGCAGATGCAGCAAGTTCCTCGAAACGGTTTTGCACTTGTGGTCGAGCAGGTATCCGGCCTCTTTGCCGAGCAGTCTGACTACGGAATCCGTCCCTTCTTTCACTTTTGCCTTCGCCATTTTTACACTCCGTTTATTTGTTACTGATATGTGATTTTAAAGATAACACGAAATCATTTGGATGGATAGATTTTGGGGGCCTGACCGATTACAAAATTCCGAAAGCGGAAACAGATTACCCCGCGGCGAGAGAGATTTTCTCTTCCCTGTCGTTGAGTATCGAAATTCCCGGAAGCTCGTCGCCGCCCAGGAATTCGAGAAGCGCGCCGCCGCCAGTGGAAATGTGAGTGATCTCGAGATCGAGGACCTCCGCCTCCCTTATGGCGGCTATAGTTTCTCCGCCCCCGACTACGGTAGTCGCCCCCCTCCACGTGGCGAGCGCCACGGACCTTGCGAGCTGAGTTGTGCCCGCCGAGAAATCGCCTATCTCGAAAACCCCCATTGGGCCGCTCCAGAAGATAGAGCCCGTGCCCTTTATAAGATGGTTGTACTTGGCTGCGGTCTTGGGCCCGATGTCGTAGCCTTTAAGGTCGTCCGGTATCTCGCCGTCCACAACCATGCAGTTCTTCCTTCCTTCGAGATTCCCCGCGACGACATGGTCCACAGGGAGAAAAATCTTGTCGCCGTATTTATCGAGCGCTTCCTTCGCCCAGCCCACGAACTCGTCCTCCACTATGGAGCTGCCGATGTTCACGCCCTTGGCCTTTAGGAACGTATAAGCGGCCCCGCCTCCTAGCAGCACCCTGTCAGCCTTCTCGATGAGGCTCTTAAGCGCGTGAATCTTGTCCTTGATCTTGCTCCCGCCGACGATCACCAGGAACGGACGGTCCGGGTTCTCGCGGAGCCTCGTCAGGAACTTCAATTCCCTGCTGACCAGGAACCCCGCGACCCTGAGATCGAACATCGACGCCATTCCGTATGTGGAGGCGTGCTTCCTGTGCGACGTGCCGAACGCGTCGTTCACGTATATATCGGCGTATGAAGCGAGCTCTTTCGAAAACTCGGGGTCGTTGTCGGTCTCTTCCTTGTGGAACCGGAGGTTCTCGAGAAGCATCACCTCACCGGGCTCGAGCGCGTCGAGCGCCTCCCTTACCTCGGGGCCTATGACCTTCCCCGTGAACTTGACAGACTTCCCGAGAAGCTCGGACAGCCTGGTTGCTATGGGTTTTAACGACAGGTCGGCGATCGCTATCCCCTTGGGCCTCCCCAGGTGGGACCCGAGTATAACTTTCGCCTTTCTTTCGACGAGATAGTCTATGGTCGGTAAGGCTCTTCTTATCCTGTAATCCTCGCTAATCTTTCCGTCCCTAATCGGAACGTTGAAGTCCACCCGTACAAACACTCTCTTGCCGTGGAATACGGAATCGGGAAGGTCGGATATAACGAGCTTGTCCATCACATTTTTTCTCCTATGAATTCAAGCAGATCGACCACTCTCGACGAATAGCCGTACTCGTTGTCATACCAGCCGATGACTTTCACCAGATTGCCGTCGACGACCGACGTGAGCGCGGAATCGAATACCGCCGAATGCGGGTCGCCAATGAAATCCGAAGAGACAAGCTCCTCGTCAGAATACCTGAGATAGCCTTTGAGCTCCCCTGAAGCCGCCTGCCTGAATTTCTCGTTCACCTCTTCGGGGCTAGTGTGCTTTTTGACTTCGCACGTGAAATCGACAACTGAAACGTCAGCTGTCGGGACTCTCATTGCGACCGCGCTCAGCTTGCCCTTTAACTCGGGGAATATAATCTGGATGGCCCGCCCGGCTCCGGTATCGGTCGGAATAATGGAGAGCGCCGCCGCCCTCGCCCTTCTCAAGTCTTTATGCGGGGCGTCGAGTATCCTCTGGTCGTTCGTATAGGAATGAATGGTCGTCATCTCGCCCCTTACGATGCCGAAGCTCTCGTGGAGCACCTTGACGATGAGCGCGAAGCAGTTAGTGGTGCATGACGCGTTAGAAATGATATGGTGCTTTTCGTTGTCGTAACCCTGCTGGTTTGTACCGAGTACGGTCGTGAAATCGACCTCGCCCTTGGCGGGCGCAGTAATGACCACCTTCTTCACTGTTTTGCCGAGGTGGGCCGATGCCGCTTCCTTCGTCCTGAATACGCCGCTCGCCTCAGCCACTATGTCCGCCT encodes the following:
- the gap gene encoding type I glyceraldehyde-3-phosphate dehydrogenase, with the translated sequence MSIKVGINGFGRIGRHILRIGVGRKDLEFVGINDISDSKTLAHLFKYDSIFGPYKGEVKSENGHILVDGKAIRVFSEKDPKNIPWEDVKADIVAEASGVFRTKEAASAHLGKTVKKVVITAPAKGEVDFTTVLGTNQQGYDNEKHHIISNASCTTNCFALIVKVLHESFGIVRGEMTTIHSYTNDQRILDAPHKDLRRARAAALSIIPTDTGAGRAIQIIFPELKGKLSAVAMRVPTADVSVVDFTCEVKKHTSPEEVNEKFRQAASGELKGYLRYSDEELVSSDFIGDPHSAVFDSALTSVVDGNLVKVIGWYDNEYGYSSRVVDLLEFIGEKM
- a CDS encoding class I fructose-bisphosphate aldolase gives rise to the protein MAKAKVKEGTDSVVRLLGKEAGYLLDHKCKTVSRNLLHLPGPDFVERVYAPSDRPNSVLRNLQLMYNTGRLAGTGYLSILPVDQGIEHSAGASFAPNPIYFDPENIVKLAIEGGCNAVASTLGVLGAVSRKYAHKIPFLVKLNHNELLTYPNKYDQIMFANVDQAFQMGAVAVGATIYFGSEESDRQIQEVAEAFSYAHTLGLVTVLWAYLRNPAFSTEKVDYHLSADLTGQANHISATIEADIVKQKQAENNGGFLALKFGKTDPKVYSKLTSDHPIDLTRYQVVNCYMGRAGLINSGGASTGREEDDLAQAVRTAVINKRAGGMGLITGRKSFQKPMKDGVEILNAVQNVYLDEDITVA
- a CDS encoding phosphoglycerate kinase, coding for MDKLVISDLPDSVFHGKRVFVRVDFNVPIRDGKISEDYRIRRALPTIDYLVERKAKVILGSHLGRPKGIAIADLSLKPIATRLSELLGKSVKFTGKVIGPEVREALDALEPGEVMLLENLRFHKEETDNDPEFSKELASYADIYVNDAFGTSHRKHASTYGMASMFDLRVAGFLVSRELKFLTRLRENPDRPFLVIVGGSKIKDKIHALKSLIEKADRVLLGGGAAYTFLKAKGVNIGSSIVEDEFVGWAKEALDKYGDKIFLPVDHVVAGNLEGRKNCMVVDGEIPDDLKGYDIGPKTAAKYNHLIKGTGSIFWSGPMGVFEIGDFSAGTTQLARSVALATWRGATTVVGGGETIAAIREAEVLDLEITHISTGGGALLEFLGGDELPGISILNDREEKISLAAG